Part of the Flavobacterium sp. KS-LB2 genome is shown below.
CGATTTGAAAACCATTCGGGTTACCACTAGAGTATAAAGTTGCTATAAGAATTCCCAATGTAGATAGCACCACAAAAGAACCAGGTTGATCGACTAAAATAGCGGTTTTCAAGCCTTCTTCCCCGTACAATGCTTCAATTATTGGGAAACCTAAAAAAGAAGTATTTCCTAAGCCAGCGGTTATTATCAAACAACCAATGAGTTTTTTCGACCATCCAAATCTACTCCCTAAAAAACTGAAAAATAAATAAGAAACAACAAAACCAATCCAAGCAACTCCAATTGGGAATAACAATTCATTACTCCATTTTATTTTTGGGATATAATACAAAGCCAAAGCCGGAAGACAGATATAAATAACAATCTTGTTTAAAAGCTTGTATACATTTACAGGAAATCCTTTTATATTTTGGAATACAATGCCTAAGAATAAAAAAACAAAGATTAAAATAAAGTTAGTCATAATGTTGCAAAGATATTGACTAATACACTAAGAAATGGTTTCAAAAAAATAAAATTTGTGAAATATCAGTTCCAAAACAGAATTGTAAAAATGAGAGGAATATTTAAGCAAATGAAAAACTGTACAAGATAGATTTTTAGTATTTTTACTTTTCTAAAAAATAGTTTTGCCAAATAAAAAACCTCATCCAAGCGCCTTACACGAAAAACCCGGAATTTCTGCTCCTGAAATTATCAGTACCGTTTCGGTGGAGAATATTCAGCACTTTAGAAAAATACAACCTTCGGCAAAAGAACTTGTTGAAGGAATTTTAAACGAAAATATTACTGCGCTGAGTCGTGCCATTACCTTAGTGGAAAGTACGAATACAAGCCATTTGTCAAAAGCAAATGAAGTGA
Proteins encoded:
- a CDS encoding AEC family transporter, with the protein product MTNFILIFVFLFLGIVFQNIKGFPVNVYKLLNKIVIYICLPALALYYIPKIKWSNELLFPIGVAWIGFVVSYLFFSFLGSRFGWSKKLIGCLIITAGLGNTSFLGFPIIEALYGEEGLKTAILVDQPGSFVVLSTLGILIATLYSSGNPNGFQIAKKILLFPPFITFLIACLMNVFQLDFQQYFQIGLKTIGSAVTPLALLSVGLQLRFDKKSEHWRFLGLGLLYKLILTPALIYVLYVVILQQHSKNIQVAIMESAMAPMITACILASTHGLKPRLSSMMIGFGIPLSFITLLFWYFVVQYV